In Elusimicrobiota bacterium, one DNA window encodes the following:
- a CDS encoding TfoX/Sxy family protein, producing MKDVLARVPGVFGRAMFGGWGIYQGERFFGIVFNGRLFFKVSEETKSAYRERGAEPFSPSPRQTLHSFYEVPPEVLDSPVAAAEWARDALKAASSLKKAGRGRPGR from the coding sequence ATGAAAGACGTCTTGGCCCGGGTGCCGGGGGTGTTCGGCCGGGCGATGTTCGGCGGGTGGGGGATTTACCAGGGGGAACGATTTTTCGGGATTGTCTTCAACGGGCGGCTCTTTTTTAAAGTGTCCGAGGAAACCAAATCCGCCTACCGGGAACGGGGCGCCGAACCCTTCTCGCCCTCCCCGCGCCAAACCCTCCACTCCTTTTACGAAGTGCCGCCGGAGGTCTTGGACTCGCCCGTCGCGGCGGCCGAATGGGCCCGGGACGCGTTGAAAGCCGCGAGCTCCCTGAAAAAAGCGGGCCGGGGGCGGCCGGGGCGATGA
- a CDS encoding delta-60 repeat domain-containing protein, with the protein MIGRIFSFQRSAVPWAFFTGGIAVALFTGLAGHTDPAGLRVQTQQFLIPTVIVLIALGAFVTIFRGEAQGEASLGITLSDMVVTAVLWGGPLVVGLVTLAQWWQGRPCFPPPEITNFAIVFALAGAGFAVCFHGVRVPLMLWHKWPPLRYGTILLLAFWVVYTGPAFVARVSADLTVREDRRRRLEFYRKQTGTDPEDAGTGFVQGLYGFDVPPFSLATDLRGNITAAGGFQWYGGMPAPGLLRLTSDGHFDESFPRFPDFPVLFSRPRVLVALSGNTYVNVGLSGGSPPTRILPNGQIDAQFAQVVGDPAHPPYSPDHMVFQSDGRLVFSNEVRFVGMAPMAIVRLKPSGLIDEEFTQRANADLEARWGAARCSVVGVGSDGRVFALVEKSSGAPVGRLVAFNPDGSLDATFTPPEDLAIRNFRCAPDDALYIVATPGPGTPAGLMRLLENGRTDPSFGPPAYGTLVKDLEVQKDGKVLALGRLKNAVGHPAGLVRFLPDGRFDPAFLPNRDSHGISPVLTAVQVGEDGKILVAGQFTTMQYLFGRRVFTFMRLDEDGRRDPSFVLP; encoded by the coding sequence ATGATCGGTCGCATCTTTTCCTTTCAACGCAGCGCGGTGCCCTGGGCTTTCTTTACCGGGGGGATCGCCGTCGCCCTTTTCACCGGCTTGGCCGGCCACACCGACCCCGCCGGCCTTCGGGTTCAAACCCAACAATTCCTGATTCCGACGGTGATCGTTCTGATCGCCCTGGGCGCCTTTGTGACGATCTTTCGCGGCGAGGCCCAGGGGGAAGCCTCCCTGGGGATCACCCTGTCCGACATGGTGGTCACGGCCGTGCTCTGGGGGGGGCCGCTGGTGGTGGGGCTCGTCACCCTGGCCCAGTGGTGGCAGGGGCGGCCGTGTTTTCCGCCGCCGGAAATCACCAACTTCGCCATCGTCTTCGCCCTGGCGGGGGCCGGGTTCGCCGTGTGCTTCCACGGGGTGCGGGTGCCGCTCATGCTGTGGCACAAGTGGCCGCCCCTTCGATACGGGACGATTCTTCTTTTAGCGTTTTGGGTGGTCTACACCGGGCCGGCCTTCGTGGCGCGGGTGTCGGCGGACCTGACCGTGCGGGAAGACCGCCGGCGACGGTTGGAATTCTATCGGAAGCAGACCGGGACGGACCCGGAGGACGCGGGCACCGGGTTTGTCCAGGGGCTCTACGGGTTCGACGTGCCGCCCTTTTCCCTGGCCACGGACCTTCGGGGCAACATCACGGCGGCCGGGGGGTTTCAATGGTACGGCGGGATGCCCGCGCCGGGATTGTTGCGACTGACTTCCGACGGGCATTTTGACGAGTCCTTTCCGCGATTCCCGGACTTCCCGGTTCTCTTTTCCCGCCCCCGGGTGTTGGTGGCCCTTTCGGGGAACACCTACGTGAACGTGGGGCTTTCCGGCGGATCGCCGCCCACGCGGATACTGCCCAACGGGCAGATCGACGCCCAGTTCGCCCAGGTGGTGGGCGACCCGGCGCACCCGCCCTATTCCCCGGACCACATGGTGTTTCAATCCGACGGGCGGCTGGTGTTTTCCAACGAGGTGCGCTTTGTGGGCATGGCCCCCATGGCGATCGTGCGGCTGAAGCCCAGCGGGTTGATCGACGAAGAATTTACCCAGCGGGCCAACGCGGACCTGGAGGCCCGGTGGGGCGCGGCGCGGTGCTCGGTGGTGGGGGTGGGGAGCGACGGCCGGGTGTTCGCTTTGGTGGAAAAAAGCTCCGGCGCGCCGGTGGGGCGGCTGGTGGCCTTCAACCCCGACGGAAGCTTGGACGCGACCTTCACTCCGCCGGAGGACCTGGCAATAAGAAACTTCCGCTGCGCGCCGGACGACGCCTTATATATTGTTGCGACGCCCGGGCCCGGAACCCCGGCCGGGTTGATGCGCCTATTGGAAAACGGCCGGACGGATCCTTCTTTTGGTCCGCCCGCTTACGGCACCTTGGTAAAAGACTTAGAGGTGCAGAAGGACGGAAAGGTGCTGGCCCTGGGGCGGCTTAAAAACGCCGTGGGCCACCCGGCGGGGTTGGTGCGGTTTTTGCCCGACGGGCGCTTTGACCCGGCCTTTTTGCCGAACCGGGACTCCCACGGGATCTCTCCGGTGCTGACCGCCGTGCAGGTGGGGGAGGACGGCAAGATACTGGTGGCCGGGCAATTCACCACGATGCAATACCTCTTCGGCCGGCGGGTGTTCACCTTCATGCGGCTGGACGAAGACGGTCGGCGGGACCCGTCGTTTGTTTTGCCATAA
- a CDS encoding tautomerase family protein, with protein sequence MPLIEISVPAGFLPTPEKQALIKELTTAVLKAEGVPDSPRSRSLTWVLINEVDHGHWAIAGAPPAGLRFLVRVTVPLGAVSLARKRRMGLEIHRLLSKTAGKPLATDEAWILVYEVPDGHWTAAGKTLQLKDLTAFVGFQRPPRSGDPQP encoded by the coding sequence ATGCCATTAATAGAAATTTCAGTTCCCGCCGGCTTCCTTCCCACCCCGGAAAAACAAGCGCTTATAAAAGAGCTCACCACCGCCGTGCTCAAAGCCGAAGGCGTCCCCGACAGCCCCCGCTCCCGAAGTCTCACCTGGGTTTTGATCAACGAGGTGGACCACGGCCATTGGGCCATCGCCGGGGCGCCGCCGGCGGGTCTCCGGTTTCTGGTCCGGGTCACGGTCCCCCTGGGCGCCGTGAGCCTCGCCCGCAAACGGCGGATGGGCCTGGAGATTCACCGCCTCTTGTCCAAAACCGCCGGCAAGCCCCTCGCCACGGACGAAGCCTGGATCCTGGTCTACGAAGTCCCCGACGGCCACTGGACCGCCGCCGGTAAAACCCTTCAATTAAAAGACCTCACCGCCTTCGTGGGCTTTCAACGCCCGCCCCGATCCGGGGACCCCCAGCCCTAA
- a CDS encoding OmpA family protein — translation MKSSFISMGVCAAVLMAQSANAAPAVTTPLYKVTLVESEGKAINYRNLNGAVEIDFKGTSLLPGASGRGVVKNRAGVAEIKADFENLPVATLFGSEYLTYVVWAVSPEGKATNLGELVLKDGKARVSNKTPLQALSLIVTAEPYFAVAQPSNVVVLENAIQPGNKENIALVAGKYQLIPRGQYTQNIAVPDQQTPAMNKETPFNVYQARNAVRIARAAGAEADGSPAFKNAERLLALSETKAGGFKGRALTAREAVQSAEESRATAVQHQAASSLASEHEQTRQTINSALDQADAANAKQAAAERAKGQSDIERAAALSLASSAIATSSSAQADAKAARVETAQAKDQTAVANRRAQSAEDKAAARAKLYRQLNAVLMTQDTARGLIVNMSDVLFRTGSAGLRPAAREKLAKIAGIVLSNPGLRLDIEGHTDSVGTDGYNQKLSENRASAARDYLVSQGVPGNTVASRGYGESVPMESNGTAQGRQINRRVEVVVSGEAIGTLSSAK, via the coding sequence ATGAAGAGTTCGTTTATTTCTATGGGGGTTTGCGCCGCCGTTTTAATGGCGCAAAGCGCAAACGCGGCACCGGCCGTCACGACGCCACTCTACAAAGTAACGTTGGTGGAATCCGAAGGGAAGGCGATCAACTACCGGAACCTGAACGGCGCCGTGGAGATCGATTTTAAAGGCACGTCGCTCTTGCCCGGCGCTTCGGGCCGCGGCGTCGTCAAGAATCGGGCCGGCGTGGCGGAAATCAAAGCCGACTTTGAAAATCTACCGGTCGCGACCCTCTTCGGGTCGGAATATTTGACGTACGTGGTGTGGGCCGTTTCGCCCGAAGGCAAGGCCACGAACCTGGGGGAGCTGGTGCTCAAAGACGGCAAAGCGCGCGTGAGCAACAAAACGCCGCTCCAGGCCTTGAGCCTCATCGTGACGGCGGAGCCCTACTTCGCCGTGGCCCAGCCGAGCAACGTGGTGGTGTTGGAAAACGCCATTCAGCCCGGTAACAAAGAGAACATCGCCCTGGTCGCCGGGAAGTACCAATTGATTCCCCGGGGGCAATACACCCAGAACATCGCCGTGCCGGACCAGCAGACCCCGGCCATGAACAAAGAGACGCCTTTTAACGTCTACCAGGCCCGGAACGCGGTGCGGATCGCCCGGGCCGCCGGCGCCGAAGCCGACGGTTCCCCGGCGTTCAAAAACGCGGAGCGGCTGTTGGCGCTCTCGGAAACGAAGGCGGGCGGCTTTAAAGGCCGGGCCCTGACCGCCCGGGAGGCCGTGCAAAGCGCCGAAGAAAGCCGCGCGACCGCCGTGCAACACCAGGCGGCTTCCTCCCTGGCGAGCGAGCACGAGCAGACCCGCCAAACCATCAACAGCGCCCTGGACCAGGCGGACGCGGCCAACGCGAAACAGGCCGCGGCCGAACGGGCCAAGGGACAGTCGGACATCGAACGGGCGGCCGCGCTCTCCTTGGCGTCCAGCGCCATCGCGACCTCCTCCAGCGCCCAGGCGGACGCGAAGGCGGCCCGGGTGGAAACCGCCCAGGCCAAGGACCAGACCGCCGTGGCCAACCGACGCGCCCAGTCGGCCGAAGACAAGGCCGCCGCGCGGGCCAAATTATATCGGCAATTGAACGCCGTTTTGATGACGCAGGACACCGCGCGGGGGCTCATCGTGAACATGTCGGACGTGCTCTTTCGAACCGGGAGCGCCGGGCTTCGTCCGGCGGCCCGGGAGAAACTGGCCAAGATCGCCGGCATCGTGCTTTCGAACCCCGGGTTGCGGCTGGACATTGAAGGCCACACCGACAGTGTGGGAACCGACGGCTACAACCAGAAGTTATCGGAAAACCGCGCGTCGGCCGCGCGGGATTACCTGGTGAGCCAGGGCGTTCCCGGGAACACGGTGGCTTCGCGCGGGTACGGCGAATCCGTGCCCATGGAATCCAACGGCACGGCCCAGGGCCGTCAAATAAACCGCCGCGTGGAAGTGGTGGTGAGCGGCGAAGCCATCGGCACCCTGTCGTCGGCAAAGTAA
- a CDS encoding outer membrane beta-barrel protein codes for MKPIKILTLSLVLAAAASTLRAGWYGNLGKPATYGRSTAAGVVDIGSRKLETKSGNTQKLDVLGVSLQATHGFGHGVEVFGRLSPQTLRWEFNDSSFKPSLFGLGGGLQWTPAWQKQPLKVGFGAGFDWAKGKDNGTDINVAELSFAGGVGYAMDKSLDLYAGLSLIATDVNLKNNGVKTDLSENTPIGLFGGLNYRLPNGFGLGAEVRLINEQMVSLVGRYSFGPRTAE; via the coding sequence ATGAAACCCATCAAAATCTTAACGCTGTCCTTGGTTCTCGCGGCCGCGGCCTCGACGTTGCGGGCGGGCTGGTACGGCAACCTCGGCAAACCCGCCACCTACGGCCGCTCCACCGCGGCCGGCGTGGTGGACATCGGGTCCCGCAAATTGGAAACCAAATCCGGAAACACCCAAAAGCTGGACGTTCTCGGGGTTTCCCTTCAGGCCACCCACGGGTTCGGCCACGGCGTCGAAGTCTTCGGCCGCCTGTCTCCCCAAACCCTTCGGTGGGAATTCAACGATTCGTCTTTCAAGCCGTCCCTCTTCGGTTTGGGCGGGGGCCTGCAATGGACGCCGGCCTGGCAGAAGCAACCCTTAAAGGTGGGTTTCGGGGCGGGGTTTGACTGGGCGAAGGGGAAGGACAATGGCACCGACATCAACGTGGCCGAACTGTCCTTTGCGGGCGGCGTCGGCTACGCCATGGACAAAAGCCTCGACCTCTACGCGGGCCTGTCCCTGATTGCCACCGACGTGAATCTCAAAAACAACGGGGTCAAAACCGACCTCTCGGAGAACACTCCCATCGGGCTTTTCGGCGGGCTCAACTACCGCCTGCCCAACGGCTTCGGCCTCGGCGCCGAAGTGCGGTTGATCAACGAACAAATGGTCAGCTTGGTGGGCCGCTACTCCTTCGGCCCCCGCACGGCCGAATAA
- a CDS encoding ABC-F family ATP-binding cassette domain-containing protein, with the protein MATLISCKDLSKTYGARPLFEGLSFGLFDGERTGLIGPNGTGKSTLLRILAGLEKPDDGELAIRRNLRIRYLAQQDQFPEAEKGVTVREELTRALQGIGLEDYEIDIRVEDGLGASGFKPDQPVKELSGGWRKRLAILSQVLCEPDLLLLDEPTNHLDLAGVLWLERLMSGVEFSFVVITHDRRFLESVCNRVIELHKRYPEGHFSSAGNYSDFLKNREDLFNAQAVREDSMRNIVRREMEWLSRGPKARTTKQKARIDRAGELMGELRDLEYRNAQTRSASIDFTSSDRRTKKLVELTHVKKSMGGRKLFGPLNLVLSPGDKLGLLGGNGSGKSTLLKVLAGTLAPDGGDIRRADGLKVVTFDQHREPLDLSMPLRRALCESGEFVFYKDKPIHVVGWADRFLFNKEQLDVPLGRLSGGEQSRVMIARLMLRPADILLLDEPTNDLDLNSLEVLETSLAEFSGALVLVTHDRYLLDRVSQQILALDGRGNAHFYADLAQWEDRDASGEIELTPPAPPPPAAPKKALSPAEAKELKTMESKIHDAEERREKAREALLDPAIATDAAELLARQKTVDEWTQKIEAFYARWDELEGRGGG; encoded by the coding sequence ATGGCGACTTTAATCAGCTGCAAAGACCTTTCCAAAACCTACGGCGCGCGGCCCCTTTTCGAGGGGCTGTCCTTCGGCCTGTTCGACGGGGAGCGCACGGGGTTGATCGGGCCCAACGGGACGGGGAAATCCACGCTGTTGCGAATCCTCGCGGGGTTGGAAAAGCCCGACGACGGGGAGCTCGCCATCCGGCGAAACCTCCGCATTCGGTATCTGGCCCAACAAGATCAATTCCCCGAGGCGGAAAAGGGCGTGACGGTGCGGGAGGAACTCACCCGGGCGCTTCAGGGCATCGGCCTCGAGGATTACGAAATCGACATTCGGGTGGAGGACGGGCTGGGGGCCTCGGGGTTCAAGCCGGACCAGCCGGTCAAAGAACTTTCCGGCGGGTGGCGGAAGCGATTGGCGATCCTCTCCCAAGTGTTGTGCGAACCGGATTTGCTTCTTTTGGATGAACCGACGAACCATTTGGACCTGGCCGGGGTGCTGTGGCTGGAACGGCTGATGAGCGGGGTGGAATTTTCCTTCGTGGTGATCACCCACGACCGGCGGTTTTTAGAATCGGTGTGCAACCGGGTGATCGAACTGCACAAGCGCTACCCGGAAGGGCACTTCAGCAGCGCGGGGAACTACAGCGATTTTCTGAAAAACCGCGAGGACCTGTTCAACGCCCAGGCGGTGCGGGAAGACTCCATGCGGAACATCGTGCGCCGGGAAATGGAGTGGCTGAGCCGGGGCCCCAAGGCCCGGACCACCAAGCAGAAGGCCCGCATCGACCGCGCCGGGGAACTGATGGGGGAGCTGAGAGATCTGGAATACCGGAACGCCCAGACCCGGTCGGCCAGTATTGATTTCACCTCCAGCGACCGTCGGACCAAGAAACTGGTGGAACTGACCCACGTGAAAAAAAGCATGGGCGGGCGAAAACTCTTTGGCCCCTTGAACCTGGTGCTGAGTCCCGGGGACAAGCTGGGCCTTTTGGGCGGAAACGGAAGCGGCAAGAGCACGCTGCTCAAAGTGTTGGCCGGGACCCTGGCTCCCGACGGGGGGGACATCCGACGGGCCGATGGGCTCAAGGTGGTAACCTTCGACCAGCACCGGGAACCCCTGGACCTTTCCATGCCCCTTCGGCGCGCGCTCTGCGAGTCCGGCGAATTCGTGTTTTACAAGGACAAGCCCATTCACGTGGTGGGGTGGGCGGACCGGTTCTTATTCAACAAAGAGCAGTTGGACGTGCCCCTGGGGCGGCTGTCCGGGGGCGAGCAGTCGCGCGTGATGATCGCGCGGCTGATGCTCCGCCCGGCGGACATCCTGTTGCTGGACGAGCCGACCAACGACCTGGATTTGAATTCCCTGGAAGTGCTGGAGACGAGCCTGGCGGAATTTTCCGGCGCGCTGGTGCTGGTGACCCACGACCGCTACCTGCTGGACCGGGTGAGCCAACAAATTTTGGCCCTGGACGGACGGGGCAACGCTCATTTTTACGCCGACCTGGCCCAATGGGAAGACCGGGACGCGAGCGGCGAAATCGAACTGACCCCGCCCGCGCCCCCGCCGCCGGCCGCCCCGAAAAAGGCGCTTTCCCCGGCGGAGGCCAAGGAACTGAAAACCATGGAAAGCAAAATCCACGACGCGGAGGAGCGGCGGGAGAAGGCCCGGGAAGCCCTGCTGGACCCGGCCATCGCCACCGACGCGGCGGAACTCCTGGCGCGGCAGAAGACCGTGGACGAATGGACCCAAAAGATCGAGGCTTTTTACGCCCGGTGGGACGAGCTGGAAGGGCGGGGGGGCGGTTAG
- a CDS encoding PQQ-binding-like beta-propeller repeat protein, with the protein MDEHRKTRTIVVASVVVAACLALSAGVHLFRTGDAASLFFNNLPLLLLLYFLWKKQSRVAALLFLILSGAALVKTLREDGSAPLFVAVDCVLNGLILAFSGAALWAALSRPGPRSTPGAWAKAAGLNALSTLYAVGGGLVLLLLLNRLSPRLFMAVQFSRWLSVALIVVGLIVFQCAQRGWMPFTRRFPSDPRWPATAPRAVRPRFLLDVAVTTVAVAYLGWEFYRGGVFHRWLDLNPDNAAPPPAHDPAFPGCPDGTERVTAWLGGTWDRGEACRETEGEKLLNGPFMAWHPENKKAIEGAFAHGLKTGPWKQWDDQGTAIVEGSYARDRRAGLWIFRLAPEAPFQKNYDTALDCAALWGKKRWSVRPGACFGGIGLNTTPGDLAAVFGEKEVMVQTLPATSFLRPATYANLFSESEEQTSVEWGPLGEPLNARVVSPKWTTPGGIRVGLSLADLEKLNGETILASWRDGQPVLDSFGRGKLAEEGRFLEIGLMKNRRDPDDDPGEAESRPLTAEEKKDVVLGGFTHYFSPELKYLNDSLRRAYTELDRDATRFQVLSDPRFFWLMEKNALSLVEGATGRAKWKIPQDAKARASNLVDVNGVGLSLRDASLSALDLDTGKTKWTLAVERGTAFLLGDQNAPLVTEARRLVLWRPGPGGTRVKSVALADGVVAWERTLPAFLLQGTPRNLLALTTSTVQSINAGTGAVEWTAPLEADGLRGRWMSDGERWLAPVKDGVRCVSAQGENLWQCSLPVGLVPQAVVPAGPVDLLFCLGRSVDPDDAGRLIALNAGDGKKRWETPGFPNALQRPRVAGDAAAFLDPAGVFRVLDIDSGRERWRTDDRRKTDLGLPSAPPVFLGEEVVLGEENGRVRRRNLKDGKIRWIFQSGANAAPLFLGLSPDESQLFVETVRGELIVLTAATGQLVSRAELPARGIVAVPEEEAPLKGVVLGPPLALTDGVGLWPGDRLTGVDFRTGKIRWAIELKPPRTSGPPGK; encoded by the coding sequence ATGGACGAACATCGCAAAACACGCACGATCGTCGTCGCTTCCGTCGTGGTGGCGGCCTGCCTGGCGCTGAGCGCCGGGGTTCACTTGTTCCGCACCGGGGACGCCGCTTCCCTCTTCTTCAACAATCTGCCCCTGCTTCTCCTGCTGTATTTCCTTTGGAAAAAACAAAGCCGCGTGGCGGCGCTGCTCTTTCTGATTCTCTCGGGCGCGGCTCTCGTCAAAACCCTTCGGGAAGACGGAAGCGCGCCGCTTTTCGTCGCCGTGGACTGCGTTTTGAACGGTTTGATCCTGGCCTTCTCCGGCGCGGCCCTCTGGGCGGCCCTGTCCCGTCCGGGTCCCCGCTCGACGCCCGGGGCGTGGGCCAAAGCCGCGGGCTTGAACGCGCTGTCGACCCTCTACGCCGTCGGGGGCGGCCTGGTTTTGCTCCTTTTGCTCAACCGGTTGTCGCCTCGTTTGTTCATGGCGGTTCAATTTTCCCGTTGGTTGTCGGTGGCGTTGATCGTGGTCGGCTTAATCGTCTTCCAATGCGCCCAGCGGGGATGGATGCCCTTCACCCGGCGCTTCCCCTCCGATCCTCGCTGGCCCGCGACGGCGCCCCGGGCGGTGCGGCCGCGTTTCCTGCTGGACGTGGCGGTGACCACCGTTGCGGTCGCCTACCTGGGGTGGGAATTTTACCGGGGCGGCGTGTTTCATCGATGGTTGGACTTAAACCCCGACAACGCGGCCCCGCCGCCGGCCCACGACCCCGCTTTCCCCGGGTGCCCGGACGGCACCGAGCGCGTGACCGCTTGGTTGGGCGGGACCTGGGACCGGGGCGAAGCCTGCCGGGAAACCGAGGGGGAGAAACTTCTGAACGGCCCCTTTATGGCCTGGCACCCCGAAAACAAAAAAGCCATTGAAGGCGCCTTTGCCCACGGCCTCAAAACCGGACCGTGGAAGCAATGGGACGACCAAGGGACGGCGATTGTCGAAGGGTCCTACGCCCGGGACCGACGGGCGGGGCTCTGGATCTTCCGTCTGGCGCCCGAGGCGCCCTTTCAGAAAAATTACGACACGGCCCTGGATTGCGCGGCTCTCTGGGGAAAGAAGCGATGGTCCGTCCGGCCGGGGGCCTGCTTCGGGGGCATCGGGTTGAACACGACGCCGGGGGATTTGGCGGCCGTCTTCGGCGAAAAGGAGGTGATGGTGCAGACCCTCCCGGCCACGAGCTTCCTCCGGCCGGCGACCTACGCCAATCTTTTTTCCGAGTCCGAGGAACAAACCTCCGTGGAGTGGGGCCCCCTGGGGGAACCGCTGAACGCGCGGGTGGTGTCGCCCAAGTGGACCACCCCCGGCGGGATTCGCGTGGGCCTCTCCCTGGCCGACTTGGAAAAGCTGAACGGCGAGACGATCCTCGCGTCGTGGCGGGACGGGCAGCCCGTCCTGGACTCCTTCGGGCGGGGAAAATTGGCCGAAGAAGGCCGCTTTCTGGAAATCGGCCTGATGAAAAACCGGCGGGACCCCGACGACGACCCGGGCGAGGCGGAGAGCCGCCCGCTGACGGCGGAGGAAAAGAAGGACGTCGTCCTGGGCGGTTTCACCCATTACTTCTCCCCGGAATTGAAATACCTGAACGACTCCCTCCGCCGGGCCTACACCGAATTGGACCGGGACGCGACGCGGTTCCAGGTGTTGAGCGACCCGCGGTTCTTTTGGCTCATGGAGAAAAACGCCCTGTCTCTGGTCGAAGGCGCCACGGGACGGGCGAAGTGGAAAATTCCCCAGGACGCGAAAGCCCGGGCCTCGAACCTGGTGGACGTGAACGGGGTGGGCCTCTCCCTGCGGGATGCCTCCCTGAGCGCCCTGGACTTGGACACCGGAAAAACCAAATGGACCCTGGCGGTGGAGCGCGGGACGGCGTTTTTACTGGGGGATCAAAACGCGCCCTTGGTGACGGAAGCCCGCCGGCTGGTCCTGTGGCGGCCCGGCCCCGGCGGAACGCGGGTCAAAAGCGTCGCCCTGGCCGACGGCGTCGTGGCCTGGGAACGGACCTTGCCCGCCTTTCTTCTTCAAGGAACGCCCCGGAACCTTTTGGCCCTGACCACTTCGACGGTTCAATCGATCAACGCCGGGACGGGCGCGGTGGAATGGACGGCGCCCCTGGAAGCCGACGGCCTGCGGGGCCGGTGGATGAGCGACGGCGAACGGTGGCTGGCCCCCGTGAAAGACGGCGTTCGCTGCGTGAGCGCCCAGGGGGAAAATCTCTGGCAGTGTTCCCTGCCCGTGGGGCTGGTTCCCCAGGCGGTCGTGCCCGCGGGCCCTGTGGACCTTCTTTTTTGCCTGGGCCGGTCGGTGGACCCCGACGACGCCGGGCGCCTGATCGCCCTGAACGCGGGGGACGGCAAGAAACGCTGGGAAACCCCGGGGTTTCCCAACGCCCTCCAACGCCCCCGCGTGGCGGGGGACGCGGCGGCGTTCCTGGACCCGGCGGGGGTCTTCCGCGTGTTGGACATCGACAGCGGCCGCGAACGGTGGCGGACCGACGACCGACGGAAAACGGACCTGGGCCTGCCCTCCGCGCCGCCCGTGTTTTTGGGCGAGGAGGTCGTTCTGGGCGAGGAAAACGGTCGGGTGCGGCGGCGGAACCTGAAGGACGGCAAAATTCGGTGGATTTTCCAATCCGGCGCCAACGCGGCGCCGCTGTTTTTGGGCCTCTCCCCGGACGAATCCCAATTGTTCGTTGAAACCGTCCGCGGCGAACTGATCGTGCTGACGGCGGCCACGGGACAGTTGGTTTCCCGGGCCGAGCTTCCCGCCCGGGGCATCGTGGCCGTCCCGGAGGAGGAGGCGCCGCTCAAGGGCGTGGTGCTGGGCCCGCCCCTGGCTCTGACCGACGGCGTGGGCCTTTGGCCGGGGGACCGGCTGACCGGCGTGGATTTTCGCACCGGGAAAATCCGTTGGGCGATCGAGCTCAAACCCCCCAGGACCTCGGGCCCGCCGGGAAAATAG
- a CDS encoding NAD-dependent epimerase/dehydratase family protein codes for MKAFVTGSTGFLGIQLVQELAKAGWEVTALHRASSDLTELKKLAGVRFAVGDVTDRASVERGMPPEVDAVFHVAGSVMPLPHHQEYTRYAVNQTGTQNAVESALQRKARRFIQTSTVLTYDFTRGGRLTEEYGLYQGDDAYMRSKRLADAEVAKGMSAGLDAVYLHPSAIFGAYDKATWSKLFLEIERGLPLPFAPPGGSSVAHMRKVAQAHVAAYHRGRKGEHYILGGPDVTWFDVVQRVAALLNRPGARWVLPSSLFLLYGHVEYRLSTWLGREPAMTPHTAEMLRHTILSDSSKAIRELGYDPSSLEEMLMDCYRWMVATGRLPDRTSEGKTEKSQ; via the coding sequence ATGAAGGCGTTCGTCACGGGGTCCACGGGGTTTCTCGGGATTCAATTGGTTCAGGAACTGGCCAAGGCCGGGTGGGAAGTGACGGCGCTCCATCGCGCGTCCTCCGACCTGACGGAATTGAAAAAGTTGGCCGGCGTTCGGTTCGCCGTGGGGGACGTGACGGACCGCGCCTCCGTGGAACGGGGAATGCCGCCCGAGGTCGACGCCGTTTTTCACGTGGCGGGATCGGTCATGCCGCTGCCCCACCATCAAGAATACACGCGCTACGCCGTGAACCAAACCGGCACCCAAAACGCGGTCGAATCGGCCCTCCAGCGGAAGGCCCGCCGTTTTATTCAAACCTCCACGGTTCTCACCTACGATTTCACCCGGGGGGGGCGTTTGACGGAGGAATACGGCCTCTATCAAGGGGACGACGCCTACATGCGGTCGAAAAGGTTGGCCGACGCGGAAGTGGCGAAAGGAATGTCGGCGGGGCTGGACGCGGTGTATCTGCACCCGTCGGCCATTTTCGGGGCCTACGACAAGGCCACGTGGTCGAAACTGTTTTTGGAGATTGAACGGGGGCTGCCCCTGCCCTTCGCGCCGCCGGGCGGATCCAGCGTGGCGCACATGCGGAAGGTGGCCCAGGCCCACGTGGCCGCCTATCATCGCGGGCGGAAAGGAGAGCACTACATTTTGGGGGGACCCGACGTGACCTGGTTTGACGTCGTTCAACGGGTGGCGGCCCTTTTGAACCGGCCCGGCGCGCGGTGGGTTTTGCCGTCGAGCCTTTTCCTCCTCTACGGGCATGTGGAATACCGCTTGTCGACCTGGCTCGGCCGGGAACCGGCGATGACGCCGCACACCGCCGAAATGCTCCGCCACACCATCCTGTCCGATTCGTCCAAGGCGATTCGGGAATTGGGCTACGATCCCTCCAGCCTGGAGGAGATGTTGATGGATTGTTATCGGTGGATGGTGGCCACGGGCCGATTGCCGGATCGGACTTCGGAAGGGAAAACCGAAAAATCCCAATAA